CCAGCATGCCAGAAATAGCTAATTGCCGAGTGGTAAGTTTGAATCCTGATAAAGCAGAATCTCTATTCATTTTTTCACCTCCGTTCTAGTTCCTTATATAAGATACTAGACGAAATACTAGTAATTTTATTTGCCCGCGGTCTTACTCTCTTAAAAGATATAAGCTTTTTAAGGGGAAGGTTTGTCCTTTACACATAGTCTAAGATACTTTAATAAATATGTCAAGCCAAAAATTTCCCAAAAATACCGGGTACCCTTGGAAAACTTTTAACTTACAAATTTATTTGGTATTCTTTGATTTTATTTTGTAGACTTCTTCGACTTATTCCTAAAATCTCCGCTGTTTTGGTGCGATTTTTATTATTCTGAATTAAATACTTAATAATTACTTCTTTTTCTATATCTTTTAAAGTTCCCTTCTTTTGAAATTTTCTTTCGGTTTTAATAAAACTAAAATATTTCTCATCGATTATTTCATTTCTTGCCATAATCATACTCCGCTCAATAATATTTTCCAGCTCTCTTATATTACCGGGATAATGATAATCCATCAGTAATTCCATAGCACTCGAAGAAACTTTTTCTACCCGCTTATTTAATATTTTATTATATTTGCCGATAAGATACTCCACAATTAAAGGAATATCCTCTTTTCTTTCTCTTAAAGGAGGAACATCTACGCTAAATACATTGAGTCGATAGAATAAATCCTCTCGAAATCTTTTTTCTTCTACTTCTTTTTTTAAATTTTTATTAGTAGCAGATAATATCCTCACATCAACCTTGATACTCTTTGAACTTCCTACTCTTTCAAACTCCCTTTCCTGTAAGATCCGAAGTAATTTTGTTTGTATGGAGGGATCTATCTCTCCTATTTCATCTAAAAAGATAGTACCTCCGTTTGCCATTTCAAAACGACCTATCCTCTTGACAATTGCCCCGGTAAAAGAACCTTTTTCATGTCCGAAGAGTTCGCTCTCTAAAAGGTTTAAAGAGAAAGCCGCACAATTTACCACTACAAAAGGGCTATTTTTGCGTAAACTATTTTTGTGTATTGCTCGAGCTATCAATTCTTTTCCGGTTCCACTTTCCCCGGAAATAAGCACAGTAGCAGTAGTAGGAGATACGTTTTTCACCATCTCTAAGACTTTATTTATAGACTGGCTTTTTCCTATAATTTCATCAAAGTTGAATCTCTTCTTCTCTTCCTCTTTATAGTAAATATTTTCTACCTCTAATTCATATTGTTTAATTGCTCTATCAATTATAATTTTTAGCTCTTCAATATCGAATGGTTTTATTAAATAATCCAAAGCCCCTAATTTCATTGCTTCTACCGCTTCTAGTATGCTACCATAAGCAGACATCATGATTATTGGAAAATTTATATCGTACTCTCTTATTTTTTTTAAAGTGTCAATACCATTTAGTCCGGGCATCTTAAGATCTAATAATGCTAAGCTGTAATTTTCTTCCTGTATTCTCTTTAAAGCTTCCAGGCCATTATCAGCTTCTTTTACTATAAATCCCTCAGGCGATAATACCCGGTTTAGCATTTTTCTTATATTTTGTTCATCGTCGATTACTAATATTTTTCGCAAAATTACTTCCCTCCTTTTTGAGGTAGAAAGATAATAAACTTTGTCCCTTCCCCTTCTTTAGACTCCACTTTAATTTCCCCTTGATGAGCTTCTATCAGTTTATATACAATAGAAAGACCTAATCCGGAACCCTTTTCTTTGGTACTAAAGAAGGGATCAAATATTTGAGAAAGATCTTTTTCCGGAATACCATCTCCACTATCTTCAATCGTTAATCTTATAACCGGCTCTCCCCTTAACAGAGTTTTTTCGGTTTTAATTTTGATTTCTCCTTTTACTTGGATAGCTTGAATAGCATTAATAATTATATTCATAAAAATCTGCCTTACCTGATCTTCATCAGCATGAATTTGAGAAATATCCGGGGAAAGTTCCAAATTAAATTTAATCTGTTTATCTTTTATCTCTAATTGAAATAATTCAGTCATCTTTCCTATCAAATCATTTAAAGAAAAAGGAATTAGATTTGGTTTTTTTAGTTTTGCAAAATCCAAAACCTGAACTACTAATGTATTCAACCTATCTACTTCTTGAATAATGGTATTTAAGTCTTCTTTTCTTTCATCAGCCTGAGAGAATGAATTATACACAAATTGAGCTAATCCTCTAATTGAGCTTAAAGGATTCCTAATTTCGTGCGCTATACCTGCAGATAATTTTCCCAAAGCAGCTAATCTTTTATGACGTGCCACCTCTTCATTTAAATCCTTGATTTCAGTTATATCTCTTATTACGGCTACTACACCGGTTATTTCTCCGGATTCATCTGTTAAAAATGAGGCGTTTAGGTCTAATGTTTTTTTCTTTATACCTTTTTCTTCTAAAATCATTTCCTGAGAAATATTTTTTTTCTCCAGAAGGCACTTTTTAAAGATGGATTCCCCTAAAATATTTAAATTCAAAACTTTCTGGCAATCTTTGTTTAATACTTCTTCCCTTTTTTTATCAAAAATTTCTTCACTCTTAACATTGAAAGTTTTAATATTACCTTTAATATCTACCGAAATTACCGCATTATCCATCGTCTCTAATAATTTCGAAGTATATACTTTCATTTCGTTCAAAGTCCTTTTTACAATATAGTTCCCTTGTAATTTAAAAATTACATAAATCCCAAATAATACCAGAGCCATTATAATGCTGTAGTTTAAAATGATTCTTTTTCTAGTCTGACTCAAGCGATTATAATATCCTTCTAAGTTTACTCCAACTACTAAATAACTATTTCTGATAGGTAATATTTCCCAAATATCTAACTGGGAATTATTATTAAGATTAAATGGTTTTATTACTTGAAGTATTCTATTGCCTTTTTTATCTTTAGTATTTATAAAATTAATTTTACTTGGGTTAGAAATTTTTATGATATTTTGCCATCTTTCTTCTTCGGTGCTAATCAAAATTACCCCTTTATCGTTACAAATATCTATGTAGCTTACCCCTTCTTTTTTTAAAAGCACTAAAATCTCTTTTAAGGCGTTCTCATTTAATATAAACCGTGGACTAAGAGTTTGGATAGAAAAAGCAATATTTAATCCTTCCGAGCGAGCTAATTCCCATAAATAATATCTTTCTCTTTGCACTTCTTTATAAGTCATAAATCCCAGCAATAAGGTAAGAAGTAAAATAATAATTAAAGCAAAAACAATATTTTTTTCTCGAAGAGGATTTGATAGTTTATTATTTTTATCTTTTTTCAATTTTATAGACCATCTTATTCTTTCAATATTTCTGATAAGTTATCATTTTTCGAAATTAATTTTAAAAAGCTGGAATAGTGGCAAAACATATCCCAGCTTTTTTGTTTATTTCGCCTTCGTCCTAACTCTTTTCCTCAGATACCTATTACTCAGTCAATTTTTTCTACTTTTATCGGCACATAATAAGTATGTTGATTACGAAAGACCAATAAAAGTAATGTGTCTCCTGGTTCTAATTTGTTGATTACTTTTTCCCATTCCCCAATAGAAGATACCTCTGTTCGGTTTGCCTCTAAAACTATATCCCCTTGTTGTAAACCCATATCATCCGCCGAACTTCCCGGGACCACTTCAGTAACTACCAAACCTTTTACCCAGGGCAATCCCATTTCCTTAGCAATTTGCGTAGTAACCGACTCCACTTTTAATCCAGTTTGTACTGAAAATATCTTTTCCTTAGGAGAGCTATTACCTTCTTCATCCACAGTAGGCATCTCACCTATTTTTACTATAAAGGAAATTACTTCACCATTCCGTACAATTTCAATATCTGCTTTCTCACCAATTTTTATATTGCCTATTTTATTTTGAAGTTCTTCCGGGGAGTTTACCTCTTCATTATTGACTTTTTTGATAATATCACCTGTTTTCATTCCGACTTCTTCTGCAGGACTATTTTTAATCACATCTCCCACTAAAACACCTTTCGCTTCTGTTAAGTTAAATTGTTTAGCAATTTCCGGAGTAACTTCTTGAATATATACACCTAACCATGACCTTCTTACTTTACCTAAATTAATTAGATCATCGATATTTTTCTTGGCTATGCTAATAGGAATAGCAAATCCGATTCCCTGAGCGTAGGGAATAATGGCAGTATTTATACCCACAACTTCTCCTTTTATATTGAGTAATGGACCACCACTGTTTCCAGGATTGATAGCTGCATCGGTTTGAATAAAATCTTTATATACATGTCCTTCTGTACCTGCAGGAATAGAACGGCCTTTAGCGCTAACCACGCCCATAGTTACAGTCTGTTGAAGCCCGTAAGGATTACCGATAGCAACTACAATTTCTCCTACTCTTAGTTTATCTGAATCACCCAAAGCTACCATAGGCAAATGATCTGCTTTTATCTTTACAATAGCCATATCCGAAGTTACATCTGAACCTATCACTTCTCCATCAAATTCCCTGCCATCAGAAAGAGTAACTTTTATCTTATCTGCTTTACGCACGACATGTTCGTTAGTGAGTACATATCCATCTTGATTGATGATAAATCCTGAACCTGTGCCTTTTTGGGGAATTGCCTTTCTAAATTCTTCAAATTCCTGCCCAAAAAATCTCTCAAATATAGGATCTTGAAAAGAGGGAAACTGTGTTGTTACCATCCTCACCGTATCTATATTCACTACCGCCGGTCCAACTGCTTCAGCAATATCAGCAATACTATTACTAAAAGCTTCGAGAGACAAATAAGAATTAGTTTGCTCGGTTTCTGCACCCGCGCTACCTACCCAGCTTATACAAAGAAGAACGACTAAGGTGGTGACTATAATAAAGTTTCTATTTCTTTTTATTAAATTCATTTTTATCATTTTGTATTTACACCTCGTTATAAAATTTAGTTGAGGAGAGGAAAACATTTATTACCCTCTCTATTTAAATTTATTTTTTATTATTTTCTATTTACCAACAATAACTTTTTATCATTCTACTCCTACCCATACCCATATTTTGGCGAGCAAATATTTGGGAAGGAACGCCTAAAGGTAATTTAGCTTGTTGATCAGGAGTTAACAATTCTTTAATCTCTAAATACCTTTCAATTGTTTTAACCTTGATTTCAACCTGTAACTCAGCAATTTCTTCAAACTTTTCTTTCATTTTTGTCATATCAATAAGTGGCTGTAACAATAATTCCTTAACCTCTAGCTCTTTTACCTGAAGATTATTCCTAAGTTCAAGGATATTTTTTTGAAAATCAATGGAAATTCTCTTAATTTCTGTTACCTGTTCTTCAGATAGATTTAACGATTTGATAAACTCTTGCATCTTCATCATATTAGAGTTACAGTTTAGTCCTTTATTCATCGTTTCTCTAAATTCACCACTTTTATGCGGTAGCAGCTTCTGTGTAATTGGGGATTTATTTTCTTGAGCATAAATAGATTGAGTAAGACTCAAAAACACCACGGTTATTGCAATAATCAGGGTCAGGATAACCAGTTTCTTTTTCATCTTTATTCACCTCCTTTTTATTTTTTATTTCCTAACCAATAAATAGAAGCAATTACTGTGCCAATTTTTAAGAATTACTTTTAAATTTTTTTATATTTGAAAAATAATTTCTGAAATATGAGGCAAATAAATTGTTTTAGAAACTTTACTTAAATATTACGGTGTAAATCTTTTTAATATTATTCTTATTTTCAATAGTCGTTTTTATCAAAAAGAACTAATTTTTCTCACTTTTCCATAAAAACACTGTGCAATTTTTTCCCAAAAAATTACCATTAACTTTCTTATTATGTCCAGTGTTAATTAAATTTATCGGTCAAAGTAGATACTTTTACCTGTTACTGATAAGGGTATACCCATTACAAAATCGGCATCTATTAAACCTATTTTTTTGGCTACTACTCCTGCACGGTACATTATCCGATTATCTACATTCATCATTCCGGCAGTTTTAACCGCTGAGCCAATAGCAATTCCCATATCTAAGACTCTAAAAGCACATTGAGGTCCGTTAAATTCATTTCTCTTATGGGAAATACGGTCAGTAC
The genomic region above belongs to Candidatus Atribacteria bacterium and contains:
- a CDS encoding periplasmic heavy metal sensor, whose amino-acid sequence is MKKKLVILTLIIAITVVFLSLTQSIYAQENKSPITQKLLPHKSGEFRETMNKGLNCNSNMMKMQEFIKSLNLSEEQVTEIKRISIDFQKNILELRNNLQVKELEVKELLLQPLIDMTKMKEKFEEIAELQVEIKVKTIERYLEIKELLTPDQQAKLPLGVPSQIFARQNMGMGRSRMIKSYCW
- a CDS encoding sigma-54-dependent Fis family transcriptional regulator, coding for MRKILVIDDEQNIRKMLNRVLSPEGFIVKEADNGLEALKRIQEENYSLALLDLKMPGLNGIDTLKKIREYDINFPIIMMSAYGSILEAVEAMKLGALDYLIKPFDIEELKIIIDRAIKQYELEVENIYYKEEEKKRFNFDEIIGKSQSINKVLEMVKNVSPTTATVLISGESGTGKELIARAIHKNSLRKNSPFVVVNCAAFSLNLLESELFGHEKGSFTGAIVKRIGRFEMANGGTIFLDEIGEIDPSIQTKLLRILQEREFERVGSSKSIKVDVRILSATNKNLKKEVEEKRFREDLFYRLNVFSVDVPPLRERKEDIPLIVEYLIGKYNKILNKRVEKVSSSAMELLMDYHYPGNIRELENIIERSMIMARNEIIDEKYFSFIKTERKFQKKGTLKDIEKEVIIKYLIQNNKNRTKTAEILGISRRSLQNKIKEYQINL
- a CDS encoding Do family serine endopeptidase, encoding MIKMNLIKRNRNFIIVTTLVVLLCISWVGSAGAETEQTNSYLSLEAFSNSIADIAEAVGPAVVNIDTVRMVTTQFPSFQDPIFERFFGQEFEEFRKAIPQKGTGSGFIINQDGYVLTNEHVVRKADKIKVTLSDGREFDGEVIGSDVTSDMAIVKIKADHLPMVALGDSDKLRVGEIVVAIGNPYGLQQTVTMGVVSAKGRSIPAGTEGHVYKDFIQTDAAINPGNSGGPLLNIKGEVVGINTAIIPYAQGIGFAIPISIAKKNIDDLINLGKVRRSWLGVYIQEVTPEIAKQFNLTEAKGVLVGDVIKNSPAEEVGMKTGDIIKKVNNEEVNSPEELQNKIGNIKIGEKADIEIVRNGEVISFIVKIGEMPTVDEEGNSSPKEKIFSVQTGLKVESVTTQIAKEMGLPWVKGLVVTEVVPGSSADDMGLQQGDIVLEANRTEVSSIGEWEKVINKLEPGDTLLLLVFRNQHTYYVPIKVEKID
- a CDS encoding PAS domain S-box protein; this translates as MKKDKNNKLSNPLREKNIVFALIIILLLTLLLGFMTYKEVQRERYYLWELARSEGLNIAFSIQTLSPRFILNENALKEILVLLKKEGVSYIDICNDKGVILISTEEERWQNIIKISNPSKINFINTKDKKGNRILQVIKPFNLNNNSQLDIWEILPIRNSYLVVGVNLEGYYNRLSQTRKRIILNYSIIMALVLFGIYVIFKLQGNYIVKRTLNEMKVYTSKLLETMDNAVISVDIKGNIKTFNVKSEEIFDKKREEVLNKDCQKVLNLNILGESIFKKCLLEKKNISQEMILEEKGIKKKTLDLNASFLTDESGEITGVVAVIRDITEIKDLNEEVARHKRLAALGKLSAGIAHEIRNPLSSIRGLAQFVYNSFSQADERKEDLNTIIQEVDRLNTLVVQVLDFAKLKKPNLIPFSLNDLIGKMTELFQLEIKDKQIKFNLELSPDISQIHADEDQVRQIFMNIIINAIQAIQVKGEIKIKTEKTLLRGEPVIRLTIEDSGDGIPEKDLSQIFDPFFSTKEKGSGLGLSIVYKLIEAHQGEIKVESKEGEGTKFIIFLPQKGGK